Proteins from one Panicum virgatum strain AP13 chromosome 7K, P.virgatum_v5, whole genome shotgun sequence genomic window:
- the LOC120642071 gene encoding indole-3-acetic acid-induced protein ARG7-like, with protein sequence MAKCSSKIRYIVWLRQTLRRWRSRAAARAAVAAEAVVPAGHVAVSVGSASRRFVVRAAHLNHPVFRELLRQAEEEYGFPSGACAGPIALPCDEGLFEHVLRHLSSPSKASRFVTLEDIKSGTLSCCCVAAAGDSLPLLHGIAADKAVW encoded by the coding sequence ATGGCGAAATGTAGCAGCAAGATCCGCTACATCGTGTGGCTCCGGCAGAcgctgcggcggtggcggtcccgcgccgcggcgcgcgcggcggtggcggcggaggcggtggtcccggcggggcacgtggcggtgtCCGTGGGCAGCGCGTCGCGGCGGTTCGTGGTGCGGGCGGCGCACCTGAACCACCCAGTGTTCCGGGAGCTGCTCcggcaggcggaggaggagtACGGCTTCCCGTCCGGCGCCTGCGCGGGACCCATCGCGCTCCCCTGCGACGAGGGCCTCTTCGAGCACGTCCTCCGCCACCTCTCCTCCCCGTCCAAGGCCTCCCGGTTCGTCACCCTCGAGGACATCAAGAGCGGCACGCTTTCCTGCTgctgcgtcgccgccgccggcgactcgcTCCCGCTCCTCCACGGCATCGCCGCCGACAAGGCCGTGTGGTGA